aaaaggatgatcgctgggcttatctacatctatcaagggccaagtatacgatgacagcccatcatttaaaagcccattcgccatccacataatacaggcccaactcatcagtcagagcaacttagcctactactttaccatccctatggtaaatgccgaggaaacagaggggcaagtcatgaaaagactcaaaagtacaagcaaatgggagcatgataaaggtcagacttgctcatcacttaaaaagttataagatttgatttatcgttattaaacaaaggatgtgagatcggaaagaggcgccaagagcacctcggaatcatacagagctgagagcttagagttcaactcatcagaagccgagctcagaggtcggattagtccagctcggacagcatgacttgagagctcggccagctaaaggaaactcagagctcatttcactaagcaaaGACAGAACTCTCGGGTCGGtcagtccagctcggacaacatgacctgagagcccggtcggatgaaggagactcaaagctcaattcatcgaagtaaagaccgagctcacaggtcggtcagacagtccagttcggaaacttgaaagcccagttggctaagtggatccggagttcaactcatcagagctcgcagataggttagatcagctcgggaaaaagcaggacagagctcagttggttaaaattataaggcgagcaatctaaagtatttcacacatgataaaagaagaacagcttaagcatgagagcagaacaagaacttcattaaaagaaaagtacattacagcacaTTACAAAGGCCTAtactacgggatgaaagactatccttaaaggatttacatatccggatacttcatcatctacgattatcacctaccctactattctattcttcagctcggaggacttctcgtagctcggaatgtgagtttttcagaaaaggccaagatctgtcccgctattataggggaactgaacaagttgattcccataagcatttctcactgtccccctgggcaaacgtccggttacccaaatgtgatgcacggtacattcgaacaagctcagatattgtatgccggccgtgcaccacacatgaaaaacataagtcttcgggctatggccccgaagagatcgcgaagtacacattcgaagaaatcgctggagacctgactgagtgcagcagatcccagtctcacgtaatactggtacttcacaccaaagggaataataatactggtacttcacatcaaaaagaacaacaagctgagcgccggcgccactcccatttatatcaaaagaggacaacaggggcatcgaggaaattccctTTTTCTCTGCGGAAAAAGGTGAAGTTAGAGCGAACCCCTCAATAGCCCAGAACTTCTTTGGAGCCTGGgcaacaagcagaggaggaggccggccagacgacctgggtaaagcagtttcagcagcttcccgaatggtcccacccttCGGCTGCCATACCAGAAGGATCTTCAATGCACCATCCAgacgccttagaggtaacatcaaattttcaagaattttgagctgacccatttttatttcaggaactgcaaaaagttttaaaacagagacaagtcagaaacagttctccCTTAAGATGATAAGAGCAAAATCAAAACAAACCTCTGAGGCACAAGGCaatctgtttgaagaaggcgtcgaatagacctgccacagataaaataagaatttctcatttcaacagaaggctcaagaatgaagaaaagctggcgctgatatatactcggaGCCTGTGGACTTAGTACGGGGCAGAGctacactagactctaagcCAGCAATGTCAGATtcttaaaagatattcacaggaaaggaaagaaaggagatgtccagataatgatgacaaaaaaaaagcaaaggcggcagaggacaagaagaatagaaaaaaaagacagaaagagaaaagagcagatagaattcagaaGCTGCAcaacgactgaaagatgaaaggatgttattaaggcacctgaacccgaacagacgcgatcatactagttcttggtattcaccccctcggcagttagagcaataactgccgagaaggtgaaggggcaattgatgaccgctggattccttcaccccgggccaggggcttgaccacagcccaagacccatgacgtagaggcccacacacctgacaTACATAACAAGCCTGACTCATCCAACCCTCAATGCCGggttcgacccatcttcttcaTCCGACCGGCCCGGCCCAcacgaagcaggccctctccactcaggcttagcgtccggcccaactctcggcctagcccaggatccagaaaaatattcaccagacagcctggcagatccgctcgaacgtacgcacgagaagaatcagaggccgttacgcatggagcaggcggctgataccctagtacctccgaatccgcatggcagagacgcgtggcccaatcctggagagacctttacacgtcaccagcaagcaagacaatgtataaaagaggagtcccctcctcataAAAGAGgaggccttattcagtaatacaaaacccttgtaaaaccctattctattggatctcagatcatcaatattttaatataaattattgattaattatttCACAGTTCATCACAAATTCTATTAatagttttattatatttaaattcattttacacTTAATTACAATATAAATGCAATTAATattgtatataaaaaattatttcattaataatttttgtataaaattaatatttttttaaaatattaattttaatctttaaattaaaatatattatgttGATTTACTGGTGGAAAGGACGAGGGTATATTGAATCATCAGACTCAAACAAATGTCTTGAAGACATTGGCCTTGAATATTTTATGCACTTACTGTCGGGATCTTTCTTCCAACAAGATAAACAATCTTTCTTCCAACAAGATAAACAATTTGATGCGTGATAGCAGTATGGCTGGGAATCGGAATATGATAGATATTGATGAGAAAACACATCATCTGTCACTTGGTTTCCACTTTGATCCTAGCTATTTTGGGATTCCATCTGCCAAACAGTTGCGGACATTTCTTTTGCCATGTCAAGAAGTTTGGCCAAGTAATGAAGGAAGACAGAAAATGCCCAATAATGAAACTTCCTTTTCCAACTTTAGGAATTTACGGGTGTTTGATTTACATAATTCTGGAATTGAGAAGGTGCCAACTTGCATTCAGAAGATGAAATATCTGAGGTATCTTGACCTTTCCAGAAATGATAAAATCAAGGCACTTCCAAATTCTATTTCTAGACTTCAACTTTTGCAAGTGCTGAAACTTTCCAATTGTGAAGAGCTTAGAGAGCTACCAAAAGATATTACCAAGCTAGTCAATCTCAGGCATCTTGATTGTGAGAGATGTTGGAGTTTGACGCACATGCCGTGTGGGCTTGGAAAATTAACTTCCCTTCAAATGTTAACTTGGTTTCCAGTTGCCAAAGATAGTTCTGTCTCTAATCATGTTGGGGGCTTGGTTGAATTGAATCGGCTAAACTTGAGAGGAAGGATAGAAATAAGAAATCTCAAGTGTGTGAAATATGAATCAGAATTTGAGTCAGCTAATTTAATGGAGAAGCCACTTCTTCAGTCATTGAGTCTGTGCTGGAAtcgagatgatgatgatgatgacaaCGACAATGTAGATGTCAACTATGATGAAAGGTGCTTGGAGAGGCTTCGGCCACACGAAAACCTGAAGAAGTTGAAGGTGTGTGATTATGGAGGCACGAAATTCCCTGATTGGCTTTCTTCCCTCACAAATTTAGTTAATATTTGTATACAAGATTGTGGAAATTGTGACCGTCTTCCCCGTTTGGATCGAATCCCCTCGCTtcaatattttcaatatttaaggATTGATGGATTTCCTAAACTTGAGTTCATATATCATGAGGGGGATAATTTCCCTGGAGCAGGAGGCGGAGGAAATGAATCGACCTTCTTCCCATCCCTGAAGGAACTGTATATCTTGGATTGTCCTAGCCTGAAGAGTTGGTGGAAGAAAGGGGATGATTTAACCATGAAAATAACAGCAGAGCTCCCTCACTTTACTAGACTTTCTAAGCTAGAAATTAGTGAGTGCCCTCAGCTGACTTGCATGCCGCTATTTCCAAACCTCGATGAAAAGCTACTGTTGGAAAACTGCAGCTTAGTACAACACTTGCAGCAGATGATTAAGATGTCGATTGTTCAGGCAGTGCCATcaacttcttcttcatcatcttcatcatcGTCAATGCTTGGGCTCTCCAAATTGAAGGCATTGTGGGTTGTGTCAATTGAAGATCTCAAAGCTTTTCCTCAAGAGTTGCTACTGATCCTCACTTCTCTTGAAGAATTACATCTCAAGGATTGCCCACGGTTAGCCAGTTTACCTCTTGAAATGCGTCAGCTCACTTTACGAGCTTTAGATATTAAAGGATGTTCTCAATTGAAGGAAAAGTATGGAACTAGAAAGTGCTCCGATTGGCGTATAATTTCTCACATCCCAAATATTCAAATTGATGGGCAAAAGGTTCAATGGGATCGCAAATATTTATGGGATCAGGAGGATTCTTCTATCGTTCCTGCAAGTCCTCTCTCCAAATTAAAGACGTTGATAGTTGAGGATCTCGAATCTCTACCAGAAGACTGGCTGCCGAATCTCACTCGTCTTCAGCACAGAATCCAATCAACTTAAGTCAGTTCCGGGGTATCCGCAGCTCGATCAGAAGTCCTATAACGACCTTTTTTTCAATTcatgtataataaaaaaaatatttattaaatcacgcagaatccgaaaatattttcggattctgtgTGTCAAACGAGCATGTTCGACACTATGACTGTCGAACACGCTTGTTCGACACTCATAGTGTCAAACAAAGTACGGAAACATGTTGTTCGACACTATTAGTGTCGAACAACATGCACAAGCCATGCACAGCTCATTCACGTCCAAGCTGTCAAGCCGTCAAGGCGTCCATCAAATTGCCGAACATGTCTGTCCTCTAAcagttttatataaaaataatattttattaattttttaattttttataaatttaaaaattaattaataaattttttaaaattataaaaattaaatttaaaaaatttaaaaatattttttaatttcaaatacttttcatttttatttattaaaattttgcctttaaacaattaaacttttttaaaaatataaaaaataaattaaaaatattttaaaaatattttttgacggCTTAAATTTTCTGCAATCCATTgcttcataaaaatattttttgacggcttaataaaaatattaatttttaaatttattataaatttaaaaattaaattaaaaaaattaaatttttttttggaaatgcctttcatttttatttattaaaatttagcctttaaacaattaaattttagaataaaaaatattatgcttaaattttcaatatatataatactaaaaattataaacacgtgcaaaattataatttataattttatttttatatattaatttaaaaatatataatatataatttataattttatttttatatgccaatttataatttttattattatatatattgaaaatttaagcagattaaaaaatatatttaaaatttttttaatttaattttataattttaaaaaatttattaattaatttttaaatttataaaaaattaaaaaaataatatttttattagaaaatatgaaGCAGTGGACTGCAGAAAATTTAAGCagatcaaaaaatatttttaaaatatttttaatttattttttatatttttaaaaaaatttaattgtttaaaggctaaattttaataaataaaaataaaagcatttgaaattaaaaaatatttttaaatttttttaatttaatttttataattttaaaaaatttattaattaatttttaaatttataaaaaattaaaaaattaataaaatattatttttatataaaactgTTAGAGGAAGAACATGTTCGGCACTATTAGTGCCGAACATGTCCAGCAATTTGACGGACAACTTGACGGCTTGGACGTGAATGGCCTGTGCATGGCTTGTGCATGTTGTTCGACATTAATAGTGTCGAACAACATGCTTCCGTACCTTGTTCGACACTATGAGTGTCGAACAAGCGTGTTCGACACTATGAGTGTCGAACAAGCGTGTTCGACAGTCATAGTGTCGAACATACTCGTTTGACAcacagaatccgaaaatattttcggattctacgtgatttaataaatattttttttattatacatgAATTGAAAAAAAGCTCTCCTATAACGACGATCAGCCAGCAGTAATTAAGTACATCATCTATGAGAACAATGATAAGTAAGTACATCCGTTAACCATTTGTGTATGTCTAGCTTTCCTTGATTATATATTCTCTGTGTGCTACTTTTCAAGAAAGGAAGTAACAGATTTTGTTATAACAGTGAGACCCTTTTTGAAGGAGATAATTGCATCCTTTTTAGATCAAGGATTGAATATGGGAAGCCTAGACAATGGCTTGAGAACAATGTACGTTATTTGATATGATTGCAATATATAATCTACTTTCTTGCGTGtaaatgattaaattttaatccTCACGTACCCTTATATGATTATACAGGTCGTTGACACGGTGGTGGAGGCTGTGAGAAAGGAGGAAGTGCGAGAAAGGAACGGCACGAATTGGTTCTTTCCATGCATCACATACGAAAGCTACAAGGAAGTTTCATCCTTCAAGGTATATTACGATGACCACGTACAAAAGTTTGCAGTGACAAGTGATCTCGAGGCTTGTGAAAAGGTAGAAAATAACAAATCATTCATAACAACTAGtggataatttttcttttttttttcttttacaattTTAGTGTCTTGTACAATCTCTCTGTGTGTTCCTTTTGCAGATTTACATCCCCATCCATCACTATGGTCGCCGGCACTTTCTGCTGGCTGTGTTGAAAGTCCCGAATCAAACATGCTTATGGTTTGATCCGATGTGGAGCGATGAAGGTTACTCTCTGACAGATGAGGAAATCCTGCCAGTGTTGGTAAGTTGTTAGCATTTTCTTCTTAAATATAATCTCTGGTACAggtatattatttatttgtttctccCATGTTCTTTTAGCTCGAAGGCCTGGACAATTGTGTACCAGGTATTAAGACGAAGCCCTTCTTCCCAACTTTCGAAGAAGTAATCCAAAAGAATGCTCCTCGGCAGCCTAATGGGTATACTACTACCAAACTTTGTGATCTCATACTATTGTGAATTATATTGTTCAACTTAGGAGCGAATGATTTTCCTTTGCACCTAGATGGGATTGTGGCATCTATGTCATGAATTTTCTCCGTGATTTGCCGGATGACAATGGGAAGCAGTCCGGCAAAATCGTTGTTAATGTCACGGAGGTAACTTCACTGACTCGGTGAAGCTTACTTTTCTTGCACTAACCATTTTGCACCAATTAAGCTCAGTCAATTTCGTGCAGAGAGACCATGAAAAATTTTCTCAAGCACTAAGAATCGAGTGCCTTTTGTGGGTACTTTTCCACGAAGCCAACAAGAAAAGAGATGGTCTCTTGCTCGAGGCAAAGAGGTTGCAAAATAAGTTGATGGACTCTGACAACAATAGTGATGAAAAAGAAGCACGTGGGTAAGGCTAAGCgcaaaaattcaaagaaaattttgaaaaggGAATCATCAGGGTACTGGATTTGAACCTGGGCCGTTCACTACTTCATTCCTCATTGAGGAGATCAAGTTGGCATATTCGGAAATTATTGTGTACGTATGgttgtttaaaattaattaatgcttTTATTGCTACAGTTCATCGAAATGGTTTGAATTCAATTCTTTTACTGGTTCTGAATAACCTTTCAATCTAAATCCTATAACCAATAGCCACATGAAAGGAtgacttttcaattttttcatgcCAGGAACTTTTATCATTCACCTCTTTGGTCCTCCTGTTATGCAGCTCAGCTTTCTCCTTCTTGCAAAGATTAAGAAGGTAAGAACTCTGAACCAGTCCTCTGTTGTTTAATGTCCACCACCTAAacgagaaataaaattttaagatgcCAGTTTTCTAACTCTTGGAGAGACATTTCAATACTATGTGCAGAGTTGTGCTTACGAAGAACAGAGTTCAGAAATGCAAAGCAGAAAGTCCTTGGACTAATTGGAGAGGAACAGAGGTTTCTGAGACCAAATAATTGAGTTTTCCTTTTAGAAAAAACAAGTATAATGATGGTTAATCTGACATTTAATTATATCATTAACTTTATTGTATACCAGGCGTATACCCACACGTTATGCAGATTTTACGTGTGGGTATTAAAATTTTGTACATTATTATTTTgtacataatattattttataaaataatatattttttttttataaattaactcTGTCCGCCGAgagaatttagaaaaaaaatagtaataactcaactgtaaaaaaaaaataaaaattttagtaattgttattatatattattaatatcaaaaataaattttatttaatcagCTATTGatacaggactatttagactccgtcagaagTTTTAATCAATATCGTCGTTTGGCTaaaacgaaataagagaaaagataggctaaaagacgaaaagtcttattgaaatttcttaaaaattgaaAGGTGAATTTCTAATAGCCAAatgagactatttataatataaataaaatcctATTATGCAAAGaaaatcctaatcctaataggagtcgaaataaaatcctaatatgcaagttaatcctaatcctaataggagtctaaaatcctaatatgcaaaaataatcctaatcctaataggagtctaaaatcctaatatgaaaaattataaaaatacttaaaatatccaaaaataataattaaaatataaaagttagccccggtccaagtctgccgtaaaatccaagactagttgttccgtatcattcccttccacttgtaaagaactcgtcctcgagttgtcatcagcaaggtagtactgaaataggtCCGCCACATTaacgtcttggaaattttcatttcatgtgggaggtcaagaatataggcattgtcattgatcttctgaatgatccggaatggatcaatcttcttggcgttaagctttttctgtcctccaccacgctccttacgtaaatacaccataacttggtcaccgacattgaaagacttgaaacgcctatatttatcagctgtagctttatatttgtcatcgGCTTCTGTAAGGtattgttgtacctgtttgaaaatatcctcgtgctgctttgccaagttgcttgctgcaatactgttgtaagcaaattccaccTGGTCTTAGAggttttcactctcctttggactcatcttgtaatgagacagattcggtaattttgatccaggaatgaaatcaatctgatgttggatatcccgtggaggtggaagctttgatgattcctccactatcgtataaaactccttcaacagctctttgacgggtggtggtaaagatggtgcatcctccattgtacttTTTTCTCTCACCCGTAAAGTCAGTGTGCccccagatttctcaactgcgcctgatagcttttgcactcccgtagaaatagcaacaacattcttctcttccactttagaatgtttcgcagaaccgaaaggcaagatagtaatcttcttttgattccacgtaaacatgtatgaattctccttccctttatgcaaagcatcaacatcgaactgccaagggcgacctagcaaaattccacagcaatccatatccacaacatcacaattaacaagttcagtataagatttaccgatcgagataggcacgctgcagattttgttgacctcaattgtcggaccttccttaatccatccgactttgtatggtgaagggtgaggctgtgtaggcaactatAATTTttccaccaattgcttagctatcaaattttcacaactgcagctatctataattagcctgcagattgcctctcctactcgacactttgcctggaaaatcttcctcctttgtgtctcatcctcctgttttgttgagcataagatctttttcaccacataggtgacctctccatcttcagaaccagcaatagatccatcatcGTCATCCTCTTCCTCGTCAGTTTCAGCCACCTTCTCAACTATATTAACCTGTCGGCGATCAGTATTAATTCCTCTACGTTCTGGACAATTATTCGATCGATGACCAGATTGTCTGCACcggtaacatatgtctcccattggcttctgataaggattgaTCCTGCCTCCTTTGTTTGTTGTAGTAGTGACTGCCTTGCCTTTActctctctcctttcttccatggtATTCGGAGGGTTGCCAtaatttacaaccttagaaggtTGCCCACTGTAGTTGCCTCTATATTGTTGCGTCCCTGTTGAACCAaaatttctgtaattaaaattcCGGTTGTACTGCTGCTGTcgtggctgccaatcaacacgctcttttgccctttttgccatctcaatagcgtccgccaaggtgaaaatcgctgctactcccatcatacaacgaatttcgtgattcagccccctctgataatgagcaacctgttgggcctcgttctcacagttttcacatcTCGCCTGCAGCCTTAAAAACTCATCGGTATACTCATCCACCCTTCGGTTCCCTTGTACACAGTTATGATACCGGTTATATAAAACCTGAGCGTGATCGCTAGGCAGGAACCGTTGTTCAAACATCTGCTTCATCAGCATCCAGTTTCGTATGGGCTCCAGCCTCCTCCGATAGCGTTCgttttgaatcgaattccaCCAGGCTGCTGCACCCCCTTTCAACTTATAGGCCACAATTGGAACCTTGCGCTCCTCTTTCACGTTCATAATTTCAAAGAAGCGTTCAACCTCTGCCAGCTAATCAAGAACAGATTCAACATCTAacgaaccagaaaagttttgaaggtctaccTTGATCCTGTAACCTTCCTGATAGTTCTGTTGGGGATTTGCAGGCTTAGGATTGACGACCACAGGATTGGCGGCTACAGGAATAGCAGCCACTGGATTGGCGGCCACAGGGTTGGCAGCCATAGGATTGGCGATTGGTTGGGGGTGTGCGGCGGCGgtgggttggtggattccctgctgcagGGTCAGCTATcctatcatctccctcaattctgccaagaatgcctcaatcgcagcaagtcgcgcctcttggttatcttccatggtcgaacttcgctctgataccaatctgatacaggactatttagactccgtcaggagttttaactaatatcgtttggctaagacgaaatgagagaaaagataggctaaaagacgaaaagtcttattgaaatttcttaaagATTGAAAG
This region of Manihot esculenta cultivar AM560-2 chromosome 10, M.esculenta_v8, whole genome shotgun sequence genomic DNA includes:
- the LOC110624352 gene encoding putative disease resistance protein RGA3; the encoded protein is MAGNRNMIDIDEKTHHLSLGFHFDPSYFGIPSAKQLRTFLLPCQEVWPSNEGRQKMPNNETSFSNFRNLRVFDLHNSGIEKVPTCIQKMKYLRYLDLSRNDKIKALPNSISRLQLLQVLKLSNCEELRELPKDITKLVNLRHLDCERCWSLTHMPCGLGKLTSLQMLTWFPVAKDSSVSNHVGGLVELNRLNLRGRIEIRNLKCVKYESEFESANLMEKPLLQSLSLCWNRDDDDDDNDNVDVNYDERCLERLRPHENLKKLKVCDYGGTKFPDWLSSLTNLVNICIQDCGNCDRLPRLDRIPSLQYFQYLRIDGFPKLEFIYHEGDNFPGAGGGGNESTFFPSLKELYILDCPSLKSWWKKGDDLTMKITAELPHFTRLSKLEISECPQLTCMPLFPNLDEKLLLENCSLVQHLQQMIKMSIVQAVPSTSSSSSSSSSMLGLSKLKALWVVSIEDLKAFPQELLLILTSLEELHLKDCPRLASLPLEMRQLTLRALDIKGCSQLKEKYGTRKCSDWRIISHIPNIQIDGQKVQWDRKYLWDQEDSSIVPASPLSKLKTLIVEDLESLPEDWLPNLTRLQHRIQST
- the LOC110624353 gene encoding putative ubiquitin-like-specific protease 1B, which gives rise to MLPYLVRHYECRTSVFDTMSVEQACSTVIVSNILLSYNDDQPAVIKYIIYENNDNETLFEGDNCILFRSRIEYGKPRQWLENNVVDTVVEAVRKEEVRERNGTNWFFPCITYESYKEVSSFKVYYDDHVQKFAVTSDLEACEKIYIPIHHYGRRHFLLAVLKVPNQTCLWFDPMWSDEGYSLTDEEILPVLLEGLDNCVPGIKTKPFFPTFEEVIQKNAPRQPNGWDCGIYVMNFLRDLPDDNGKQSGKIVVNVTERDHEKFSQALRIECLLWVLFHEANKKRDGLLLEAKRLQNKLMDSDNNSDEKEARG